The following are from one region of the Salvia splendens isolate huo1 chromosome 2, SspV2, whole genome shotgun sequence genome:
- the LOC121764849 gene encoding protein AGENET DOMAIN (AGD)-CONTAINING P1-like: MAGGGESSILRYFKKGAEVEVNSDDDGFRGSWFAATVIRPPKDESSKVLVEYKTLTEDEAGKRPLREPLQLVQLRPPPPQENRTSFEFSDEVDAYYNDGWWEGVITRKFEGKDKYTVFFRGSREELSFTASQLRLHREWATGEKWVPPLLPSSHPNKTPLSAEAEDSTVATEHNFNPGNHAEASSDEDGFENESIQYHKTTPSSAEAKDGMVVTKHIFNSGDHAEASSDEDGFKGAWFPVTVLEKTAAGKYLIEYKKLMNDDGTGFLREEINELHLRPSPPDVGVVDRFKVNDQVDAFYNDCWWVGRVTKVLVKERYSVYFENPPEELKFEHSDLRVHQEWRNGKWHCS; the protein is encoded by the exons ATGGCAGGCGGCGGCGAGAGCAGCATCTTACGCTACTTCAAGAAAGGAGCCGAAGTCGAGGTAAACAGCGACGACGATGGATTTCGCGGGTCTTGGTTCGCGGCCACTGTGATCCGTCCGCCGAAAGATGAATCCTCCAAGGTCCTGGTGGAGTACAAAACCTTGACGGAGGACGAGGCCGGAAAGCGACCGCTGAGGGAGCCGCTGCAGCTGGTGCAGCTGCGCCCTCCGCCGCCTCAGGAGAATCGCACCTCCTTCGAGTTCAGCGACGAAGTGGATGCATACTACAACGACGGGTGGTGGGAGGGGGTGATCACCCGGAAATTCGAGGGCAAGGATAAATATACTGTCTTTTTCCGTGGGTCGAGGGAGGAGCTGTCCTTCACGGCCTCGCAGTTGAGGCTGCACCGCGAGTGGGCCACGGGTGAGAAGTGGGTCCCGCCTTTGCTCCCCTCCTCCCACCCCAAT AAAACTCCGTTGTCAGCTGAAGCAGAAGACAGCACGGTGGCAACTGAGCATAACTTTAACCCAGGAAACCATGCGGAAGCCAGTAGCGATGAAGATGGTTTTGAAAATGAATCCATACAGTATCATAAG ACAACTCCGTCATCAGCTGAAGCGAAAGACGGCATGGTGGTGACTAAACATATCTTTAACTCAGGAGACCATGCAGAAGCCAGTAGCGATGAAGATGGTTTTAAAGGTGCTTGGTTCCCTGTAACTGTTCTCGAGAAAACAGCAGCTGGAAAATATCTGATTGAGTACAAAAAACTGATGAACGATGATGGCACAGGCTTCTTGAGAGAAGAGATCAATGAACTCCATTTAAGGCCAAGCCCTCCTGATGTTGGAGTCGTTGACAGATTTAAAGTCAATGACCAAGTTGATGCTTTTTACAATGATTGTTGGTGGGTTGGTAGGGTTACGAAAGTTCTTGTGAAAGAAAGGTACTCTGTGTACTTTGAGAACCCGCCTGAGGAATTGAAGTTTGAGCATTCTGACTTGAGGGTGCATCAAGAATGGAGAAATGGC
- the LOC121792300 gene encoding galactinol synthase 2-like translates to MAPEIMNRPLNRGASGLAKAGSLPSRAYVTFLAGNGDYVKGVVGLAKGLRKVGTIYPLVVAVLPDVPAEHRRILVDQGCIVREIEPVYPPENQTQFAMAYYVINYSKLRIWEFVEYSKMIYLDGDIQVFENIDHLFDMDNGYFYAVMDCFCEKTWSHTPQFQIGYCQQCPDRVQWPDSLGPKPPKYFNAGMFVFEPSLPTYHDLLQTLKVTEATPFAEQDFLNMFFRDVYRPIPNNYNLVLAMLWRHPENVRLEEVKVVHYCAAGSKPWRYTGQEENMDREDIKMVVGKWWDIYNDQSLDYKGEIAAAAAAPEQLMPVRGLVRYVPAPSAA, encoded by the exons aTGGCGCCAGAAATCATGAACCGTCCCTTGAATAGGGGTGCCTCCGGTCTGGCTAAGGCCGGCAGCCTCCCCAGCCGCGCTTACGTCACTTTCCTTGCTGGCAACGGCGACTACGTGAAGGGCGTGGTTGGGCTGGCCAAGGGCCTCAGGAAGGTCGGCACCATCTACCCTCTCGTGGTCGCTGTTCTCCCCGACGTCCCCGCCGAGCACCGCCGCATACTGGTGGACCAAGGCTGCATCGTCCGCGAGATCGAGCCGGTGTACCCGCCCGAGAATCAGACGCAATTCGCCATGGCCTACTACGTCATCAACTACTCCAAACTCCGCATTTGGGAG TTTGTGGAGTACAGCAAGATGATCTACTTGGACGGAGACATCCAGGTGTTCGAGAACATCGACCATCTGTTCGACATGGACAACGGATACTTCTACGCCGTGATGGACTGCTTCTGCGAGAAGACGTGGAGCCACACGCCGCAGTTCCAGATCGGCTACTGCCAGCAGTGCCCGGACCGGGTGCAGTGGCCAGACTCCCTAGGTCCGAAGCCACCAAAATACTTCAACGCAGGAATGTTCGTGTTCGAGCCGAGCCTGCCGACTTACCACGACCTGCTGCAGACGCTGAAGGTGACGGAGGCGACGCCCTTCGCAGAGCAGGACTTCTTGAACATGTTCTTCCGCGACGTGTACCGCCCCATCCCCAACAACTACAACCTGGTGCTGGCGATGCTGTGGCGCCACCCGGAGAACGTGCGGCTGGAGGAGGTCAAAGTGGTGCACTACTGCGCCGCCGGGTCCAAGCCGTGGCGCTACACAGGCCAGGAGGAGAACATGGACCGAGAAGACATCAAGATGGTGGTGGGTAAGTGGTGGGACATTTACAACGACCAGAGCCTCGACTACAAGGGAGAGatcgctgctgctgctgctgcaccTGAGCAGTTGATGCCGGTTCGCGGCTTGGTTCGTTATGTTCCAGCCCCTTCCGCCGCCTAA
- the LOC121778721 gene encoding uncharacterized protein LOC121778721 — MPDQACNNASLCMLLEDLQFIYRVETTVLVEKYVCAKTARSRRRILDRARRYSVIKKIPEQVKYLDKLAHVTDADCVANLRMDRNTFAKLCRILHARGGLRIGKTLGVEEQVAMFLGVLAHHNKNRVVKFHFAQSGATVSQCVHKVLAAVLSLHSVLLSKPTPVPSDCTDHRWKWFTDCLGALDGTHINVLVSNEDKPRYRTRKGQIATNTLAVCDRNMQFVYFLPGWEGSAGDSRVLRDAVSRNNGFKVPQGCYYLCDNAYANCNGFLTPYRGVRYHLKEWEVGTEKPQDPKEMFNMRHTKARNIIERAFAVFKMRWGILRSASFYPIQTQIRLIMSCFLLHNFIRQEMDVDPIEVKLDYDEPAILPEEDSIGVDYVDSVEPSAQWTQLRDAHALNMWNNS, encoded by the exons ATGCCTGATCAAGCTTGTAACAACGCCAGCCTGTGTATGCTACTTGAAGATCTTCAGTTTATATACCGTGTGGAGACGACAGTTCTAGTTGAGAAATATGTGTGTGCAAAAACTGCTAGAAGTAGACGACGAATCCTAGACAGAGCGAGACGGTACAGCGTGATAAAAAAGATCCCCGAACAAGTCAAGTATCTGGACAAACTCGCCCATGTGACCGACGCAGATTGTGTAGCAAATCTGAGAATGGATCGTAACACCTTCGCTAAGTTATGTCGGATCCTACACGCAAGGGGTGGACTGAGGATAGGAAAAACCTTAGGTGTTGAGGAACAAGTCGCAATGTTTCTGGGTGTACTCGCACATCATAACAAGAACCGTGTGGTTAAGTTCCATTTTGCACAATCTGGTGCAACTGTCTCACAATGCGTGCACAAAGTGCTTGCTGCAGTGCTGAGCCTACACTCGGTATTGCTATCAAAACCCACCCCCGTACCCTCTGACTGTACAGATCACAGATGGAAATGGTTCACG gATTGTCTTGGGGCATTGGACGGTACCCATATCAATGTGCTAGTCAGCAACGAAGATAAACCTCGGTATCGCACAAGGAAGGGGCAGATAGCGACGAATACCCTCGCTGTTTGCGATCGCAACATGCAGTTCGTGTACTTCTTGCCAGGATGGGAGGGGTCAGCCGGAGACTCGCGCGTTCTAAGGGATGCAGTATCCCGAAATAATGGTTTCAAGGTCCCCCAAG GGTGTTactacttatgtgataatgcGTATGCCAACTGTAACGGATTTTTAACCCCCTACAGGGGGGTTCGGTATCATCTAAAAGAGTGGGAAGTAGGTACAGAAAAGCCACAAGACCCTAAGGAAATGTTTAATATGAGGCACACCAAAGCTAGGAACATTATTGAGAGGGCATTTGCAGTATTTAAGATGCGGTGGGGCATACTTCGTAGCGCATCTTTTTATCCAATTCAGACACAAATTCGCCTAATTATGAGCTGTTTTTTACTTCACAACTTCATTCGCCAAGAGATGGATGTAGACCCTATTGAAGTTAAGCTTGACTACGACGAGCCTGCTATTTTACCTGAAGAAGACAGCATAGGCGTCGACTACGTTGACAGCGTTGAGCCATCTGCTCAATGGACGCAGCTTCGGGATGCACATGCGCTAAACATGTGGAATAATAGTTGA